A genomic window from Streptomyces broussonetiae includes:
- a CDS encoding TetR/AcrR family transcriptional regulator, which yields MVRWKPDARGRLAQAALELYGERGYEQTTVAEIAKRAGLTERTFFRHYADKREVLFSGAGELEELFVGAVAGAPQSAAPVDAVALGLDAVAGMFADRREFAGKRHAVITAHTDLMERELTKLASLSAALADTLRHRGVGEPAASLAAEVGVAVFKIAFERWIVHGEERTLRDLVRDSLAELKAVASGDRTHG from the coding sequence ATGGTGAGATGGAAGCCGGACGCGCGCGGACGCCTTGCGCAGGCCGCACTGGAGCTGTACGGCGAGCGCGGGTACGAGCAGACCACCGTGGCGGAGATCGCCAAGCGGGCCGGGCTCACGGAACGGACGTTCTTCCGGCACTACGCCGACAAGCGCGAGGTGCTGTTCTCCGGCGCCGGTGAGCTGGAGGAACTGTTCGTCGGCGCGGTCGCGGGAGCCCCGCAGTCGGCGGCGCCCGTCGACGCGGTCGCGCTCGGTCTGGACGCCGTCGCCGGGATGTTCGCCGACCGGCGTGAATTCGCGGGCAAGCGACACGCGGTGATCACGGCGCACACGGACCTCATGGAACGCGAGCTGACCAAACTCGCCTCGCTGTCGGCTGCGCTCGCCGACACGCTGCGCCACCGCGGTGTGGGGGAGCCGGCCGCGAGCCTGGCCGCCGAGGTGGGCGTCGCCGTCTTCAAGATCGCCTTCGAGCGCTGGATCGTGCACGGTGAGGAACGCACGTTGAGGGACCTGGTCAGGGACTCGCTCGCCGAGCTGAAAGCCGTGGCCTCGGGCGACCGGACGCACGGATGA